One window of Marinobacterium aestuarii genomic DNA carries:
- a CDS encoding DUF4145 domain-containing protein codes for MDLNPKFKSEKFQCPHCQVASQQTWFDVGSSSSAANKILNHVFYDYRTQITDYHQEAIAKYIRVVEEANKKHMSEFVPKDFSVATCSSCEDISLWVNQEIVYPKQTSVAPPNEDMEQEIQDLYVEASSIVVDSPKGATALLRLALQLLLKQLGKSGKNINNDIKELVTDGLSPKIQKALDLLRVVGNNSVHPGQIDLDDGRDIALKLFHVLNFIADEMISKPKELELLYSDVVPEETQQHIKERDKN; via the coding sequence TTGGATTTGAACCCGAAATTCAAAAGCGAAAAGTTTCAATGCCCACATTGCCAAGTGGCTTCACAGCAAACTTGGTTTGATGTTGGCAGTTCTAGCAGTGCCGCCAACAAAATCCTGAACCATGTTTTTTATGACTACAGAACGCAAATAACGGATTATCATCAAGAAGCTATAGCCAAATATATCCGTGTAGTAGAGGAAGCGAATAAAAAGCATATGTCAGAGTTTGTACCAAAAGACTTCTCTGTTGCTACTTGTTCTTCGTGCGAAGATATCTCCCTCTGGGTAAATCAAGAAATTGTTTATCCTAAACAAACCTCTGTTGCCCCACCGAATGAAGATATGGAGCAAGAGATTCAAGATCTATATGTCGAAGCATCGTCAATTGTTGTTGATTCACCAAAAGGCGCTACAGCCTTACTGCGACTAGCCCTTCAGTTACTTCTTAAGCAGTTAGGCAAGTCAGGGAAAAACATTAATAACGATATTAAAGAACTCGTCACTGATGGATTGAGCCCAAAAATTCAGAAAGCACTAGACCTGCTTCGTGTCGTCGGAAATAACTCAGTCCATCCAGGTCAAATAGACCTGGATGATGGCCGAGATATAGCTCTCAAACTTTTTCATGTGCTTAATTTTATCGCTGACGAAATGATTTCAAAACCTAAAGAACTCGAGCTTTTGTATTCGGATGTTGTGCCAGAGGAAACTCAGCAACATATAAAAGAACGGGATAAAAATTGA
- a CDS encoding glycerate kinase: protein MKILIAPDSFKESLSAEAVAQAIGRGFQAVFADAELVLLPVADGGEGTTQALVAATGGALFSAEVTGPMGKIVKASWGTLGDGTTAVIESAAASGLDLVPMAQRNPWHATTRGTGELIMAALDAGARHIIVGLGGSATNDAGAGMLQALGVRLLDKEGNDIAAGGGALQALHSIDASGMDPRLADTQFEIACDVDNPLTGEYGASAVFGPQKGADARMVKQLDACLGRFAEVVLACHGKDIDATPGAGAAGGLGGAFLAFTQARLKSGIDIVMDAVEIDRHLEGTDLVITGEGRIDSQTVRGKTPVGVSKRAQRAGVPVIALAGSVSEDSDLVHAHGIDALFSIVPGVVTLPQALEDADSNLYRTARNIAATWKLAQALEARRR from the coding sequence ATGAAGATTCTGATCGCACCTGACTCATTCAAGGAAAGCCTGTCCGCTGAAGCTGTAGCCCAGGCTATTGGCCGTGGCTTCCAGGCGGTGTTCGCTGATGCCGAACTGGTATTGCTGCCGGTCGCCGATGGCGGCGAAGGCACCACCCAGGCATTGGTGGCGGCCACCGGCGGTGCGCTCTTCAGTGCCGAGGTGACTGGTCCCATGGGTAAGATCGTGAAGGCCAGCTGGGGCACCCTGGGGGATGGCACCACGGCGGTAATCGAATCGGCGGCCGCCTCCGGGCTCGATCTGGTACCCATGGCGCAGCGCAACCCCTGGCATGCGACCACGCGGGGCACCGGTGAGCTGATCATGGCGGCGCTGGATGCCGGCGCCCGGCATATTATCGTCGGCCTGGGCGGCAGTGCCACCAACGATGCCGGTGCCGGCATGTTGCAGGCGCTGGGCGTACGGCTGCTGGATAAAGAGGGTAATGACATAGCTGCCGGTGGCGGTGCGCTCCAGGCGTTGCACAGTATCGATGCCAGCGGCATGGACCCGCGCCTGGCCGATACCCAGTTCGAGATTGCCTGCGATGTGGATAACCCGCTCACCGGTGAATATGGCGCCTCGGCGGTATTCGGCCCGCAAAAGGGTGCCGATGCCCGGATGGTGAAACAGCTGGATGCCTGCCTCGGGCGTTTTGCAGAAGTGGTGCTGGCCTGCCACGGCAAGGATATAGACGCCACACCCGGTGCCGGTGCTGCCGGTGGCCTGGGCGGTGCCTTTCTCGCCTTCACCCAGGCGCGGCTCAAAAGCGGTATCGATATAGTGATGGATGCGGTGGAAATCGACCGCCACCTGGAAGGCACTGATCTGGTGATCACCGGGGAAGGGCGTATCGACAGCCAGACGGTACGCGGCAAGACGCCAGTGGGCGTCAGCAAGCGTGCCCAGCGCGCCGGCGTGCCGGTCATCGCCCTGGCGGGCTCGGTCAGTGAGGACTCGGACCTGGTGCACGCTCATGGTATCGATGCGCTGTTCAGCATAGTTCCGGGGGTCGTCACACTGCCCCAGGCGCTGGAAGATGCTGACAGTAACCTGTATCGCACGGCCCGCAATATCGCCGCCACCTGGAAGCTGGCGCAGGCGCTTGAGGCCAGGCGTCGGTAG
- a CDS encoding sugar diacid recognition domain-containing protein: MFIDRQMAQKIVDRAMKITGVNVNVMDHHGVIIGSGDPARIDQLHEGALHVLSSQSEVDIARDQAGRLSGVQGGVNLPIRSSGDIIGVVGITGEPQEVRRYADLVVMTAELIVEQAALTAQVQWDSRQRESVLLRLIEGGTSDSLFDDRVARLQLDLSLPRVVVVLELVQAADGADLPLPQLQQLQHQLTAASAGTLLAITTARQMVMLVPVSLGGADAVRAGGRANMDKALFRRQMDARLRPLQQHDGVHYRACVGGYFSGPQGLAQSYRSALKAQAVTRGRAVPASLSFATESALDLLLLDAAEGWAGQHLLREFEAFLLQDKNGSLQQTLEAYLAENMDLARTSARLHIHRNTLRYRLDKIGTLLQLDLGSVDQLLQLFVTLRLYSLSHNPG; the protein is encoded by the coding sequence ATGTTTATAGACCGACAGATGGCACAGAAAATCGTTGATCGGGCGATGAAAATCACCGGCGTGAACGTCAACGTGATGGATCACCACGGTGTCATCATCGGCTCCGGCGACCCTGCGCGCATTGATCAGCTGCACGAAGGCGCGCTACATGTGCTCAGCAGCCAGAGCGAGGTGGATATTGCCCGCGATCAGGCAGGGCGGCTCAGCGGTGTGCAGGGTGGGGTGAATCTGCCGATCCGCAGCAGCGGTGACATTATTGGTGTGGTGGGCATTACCGGCGAGCCACAGGAGGTGCGCCGCTACGCCGATCTGGTGGTCATGACCGCCGAACTGATTGTGGAGCAGGCCGCGCTCACCGCCCAGGTGCAATGGGACAGCCGTCAGCGCGAGAGTGTGTTGCTGCGCCTGATCGAGGGCGGCACGTCGGATTCACTCTTCGATGATCGCGTGGCCCGGCTGCAGCTGGATCTGAGTCTGCCAAGGGTGGTGGTGGTGCTTGAGCTGGTACAGGCCGCGGACGGCGCCGATCTTCCGCTGCCACAGTTGCAGCAGTTGCAGCATCAGCTGACAGCAGCCAGTGCCGGCACCTTGCTGGCCATTACCACGGCGCGGCAGATGGTAATGCTGGTGCCGGTGTCACTGGGCGGCGCGGATGCTGTCAGGGCTGGGGGCAGGGCAAACATGGACAAGGCCCTGTTCCGGCGTCAGATGGACGCCCGCCTGCGGCCATTGCAGCAGCACGATGGGGTGCATTATCGGGCCTGTGTTGGCGGTTATTTTTCCGGACCCCAGGGCCTGGCCCAGTCCTATCGCAGTGCGCTCAAGGCGCAGGCGGTGACGCGGGGCAGGGCGGTGCCCGCAAGCTTGAGCTTTGCCACCGAATCGGCGCTGGATCTGCTGCTGCTGGATGCCGCAGAGGGCTGGGCCGGTCAGCATCTGCTGCGCGAGTTCGAAGCCTTTCTGCTGCAGGACAAGAACGGCAGCCTGCAACAGACACTGGAGGCCTATCTGGCTGAAAACATGGACCTGGCACGGACGTCTGCGCGGCTGCATATCCACCGTAACACCCTGCGCTACCGGCTCGACAAGATAGGCACCCTGTTGCAGCTCGATCTGGGGTCTGTCGATCAGCTGCTGCAGCTGTTCGTGACCCTGCGACTCTACAGCCTGAGCCATAACCCGGGCTGA
- the pyk gene encoding pyruvate kinase has translation MRRTKIVATLGPSSETPEQIARLVQAGVDVVRLNFSHGSADEHQLRADRVREAARAQGRHVAILGDLQGPKIRISRFADGPVTLATGDRFILDAAMAKDAGNQERVGIDYKELVDDCSAGDILLLDDGRLVLEVSGVQGREIHTRVQIGGKLSNNKGINRQGGGLSAEALTDKDKADILSAAKIGVDYLAVSFPRSGDDIRYARELLEATGSKAGIIAKIERAEAVSSTEVLDGIIDASNGVMVARGDLGVEIGDAELIGVQKQIIERARKRNKIVITATQMMESMISSPMPTRAEVSDVANAVFDGTDAVMLSAETAAGDYPVETVEAMVRVINGAEKHPSMHSSKHRINQEFTQIDETIGLAAMYAANHLVGVKALICMTATGATPLLMSRMSSALPIFALAPSGETLRRVALFRGVNPLAYDLSGLSNDQINQQAVDALKVLDVVADGDLVLITKGDYMNVHGGTNTLKVVRVGQPIH, from the coding sequence ATGCGAAGAACCAAGATAGTTGCGACCCTAGGCCCATCCAGCGAAACTCCGGAACAGATTGCCCGCCTGGTACAAGCCGGCGTCGATGTGGTGCGGCTCAATTTTTCCCACGGCAGCGCCGACGAGCATCAGCTGCGCGCCGACCGGGTGCGCGAAGCCGCCCGCGCCCAGGGCCGTCATGTCGCTATTTTGGGTGATCTGCAGGGCCCCAAGATCCGCATCTCCCGCTTTGCCGATGGCCCTGTAACACTGGCCACGGGTGACCGCTTTATTCTGGATGCTGCAATGGCGAAAGACGCCGGCAACCAGGAAAGAGTCGGTATCGACTATAAGGAACTGGTGGATGACTGCAGCGCAGGCGACATCCTGCTGCTGGACGATGGCCGCCTGGTGCTGGAAGTCAGCGGCGTACAGGGCCGCGAGATTCACACAAGGGTGCAGATCGGCGGCAAGCTGTCGAACAACAAGGGCATCAACCGCCAGGGTGGCGGCCTCTCGGCAGAGGCCCTGACCGACAAGGACAAGGCCGACATTCTGTCAGCGGCGAAGATAGGCGTGGATTACCTGGCCGTGTCCTTCCCCCGCAGCGGCGACGATATCCGTTATGCCCGCGAACTGCTCGAAGCCACCGGCAGCAAGGCCGGCATCATCGCCAAGATCGAGCGGGCCGAAGCGGTCAGCAGCACCGAGGTGCTGGATGGCATTATCGATGCATCCAACGGTGTGATGGTGGCCCGCGGTGACCTGGGCGTGGAGATCGGCGATGCCGAGCTGATTGGCGTGCAGAAACAGATCATCGAACGCGCCCGCAAGCGCAACAAGATCGTTATCACCGCCACCCAGATGATGGAGTCCATGATCAGCAGCCCGATGCCGACCCGCGCCGAGGTCTCGGACGTGGCCAACGCCGTGTTCGATGGCACCGATGCGGTCATGCTGTCGGCCGAAACCGCCGCCGGCGACTACCCGGTGGAAACCGTGGAAGCCATGGTGCGGGTGATCAATGGCGCCGAAAAGCACCCCAGCATGCACAGCTCCAAACACCGCATCAACCAGGAATTCACCCAGATCGACGAAACCATCGGTCTGGCTGCCATGTACGCCGCCAACCACCTGGTGGGCGTCAAGGCGCTGATCTGCATGACCGCCACCGGTGCCACGCCGTTGCTGATGTCCCGCATGAGCTCGGCGTTGCCGATCTTCGCCCTGGCGCCCAGCGGCGAAACCCTGCGTCGCGTGGCTCTGTTCCGCGGTGTGAATCCGCTGGCCTATGATCTATCCGGTCTGTCCAATGACCAGATCAACCAGCAGGCGGTGGATGCGCTCAAGGTACTGGATGTGGTGGCCGACGGTGATCTGGTGCTGATCACCAAGGGGGATTACATGAATGTACACGGCGGCACCAACACTCTGAAGGTGGTGCGGGTCGGCCAGCCGATTCACTGA
- a CDS encoding LysE family translocator, whose protein sequence is MSAPVAELLALVGPMMLFAFSMSATPGPNNMMLTASGALHGFRRTVPHMLGISIGVMVLMSAVALGLNAVFQQWPVLQQALKLVGSVYLLWLAWKIASAPPPNRVRLNGAEARPMTFMQAAAFQFANPKAWVMAISAIASFTLGGDAFTASVIVVIGVMGLVNLPSIALWAGFGVALGRLLKTAGHWRLFNLLMGALTAGCVGLILL, encoded by the coding sequence ATGAGCGCGCCCGTAGCGGAATTGCTGGCGCTGGTGGGTCCGATGATGCTGTTTGCATTCAGCATGTCGGCGACGCCCGGCCCTAACAACATGATGCTGACGGCCTCGGGTGCGCTCCACGGCTTTCGCCGCACTGTGCCCCATATGCTGGGAATTTCGATTGGGGTCATGGTGCTGATGAGCGCGGTTGCGCTGGGGCTGAATGCGGTGTTTCAGCAATGGCCGGTGTTGCAGCAGGCTTTGAAGCTGGTGGGCAGTGTCTATCTGTTGTGGCTGGCCTGGAAGATCGCCAGTGCACCGCCGCCCAACAGGGTTCGGCTTAATGGCGCTGAGGCGAGGCCCATGACATTTATGCAGGCGGCGGCGTTTCAGTTTGCCAATCCCAAGGCCTGGGTGATGGCGATCAGTGCGATAGCGTCTTTTACGCTGGGTGGGGATGCTTTCACCGCATCTGTGATCGTGGTGATAGGCGTGATGGGGCTGGTGAACCTGCCGTCCATTGCACTCTGGGCCGGCTTTGGGGTGGCGCTAGGGCGCCTGCTGAAAACCGCGGGTCACTGGCGGCTGTTCAACCTGCTAATGGGGGCGCTGACCGCCGGCTGTGTGGGGCTGATTCTGCTCTAG
- a CDS encoding PLP-dependent aminotransferase family protein, with amino-acid sequence MTVQQRAQSRCHWLPELERHSGPLYKALVDQLALDIADGNLKPGDRLPPQRLLADALQVTVGTITRAYREAERRGLLEAKIGSGTRVRAQQTEAPGFRHLSAAGQDSIDLSLSTPIETPLRQQQLSALMERLAGRPDVVEAALHYQPEQGNSAQRSSLARWLSAQGLPMAADELILTEGGQHADFLALQVLVRPGEAVASDALTYPGMIAAARQLGLKHLPVPMDGEGMRPDALERLCQQQRIRLLYLMPEHNNPTGAQMSQARREAIVEIARRYDLLLLEDGVQYVAPEHRGQAFYQLAPERALYIFSVSKILAGGLRFGALRAPASLITQLSAGLRAQCWASSSLPGAIACEWLASGMAETLIDWQWQELAARQQLMRECLQGYELHYHPCGLHAWMALPAPWRAGDFVQRAAERGVTLIGAEPFCVGSQPAPQAVRICLTPPPTRDQLRVALERLRELLHEGPPLKALLV; translated from the coding sequence ATGACTGTTCAGCAACGTGCACAATCGCGCTGCCACTGGCTGCCAGAGCTGGAACGCCACAGCGGCCCGCTGTACAAGGCGCTGGTCGATCAACTGGCCCTGGATATCGCCGATGGCAACCTCAAACCCGGTGATCGCCTGCCACCCCAGCGCCTGCTGGCGGATGCGCTTCAGGTAACAGTGGGCACCATCACCCGCGCCTACCGCGAAGCAGAACGCCGCGGCCTGCTGGAAGCAAAGATCGGCAGCGGTACCCGGGTGCGTGCGCAACAGACTGAGGCTCCCGGCTTCCGTCACCTCTCCGCCGCCGGCCAAGACAGCATAGACCTGTCCCTGAGCACCCCGATCGAGACGCCTCTGCGCCAGCAACAACTGTCCGCGCTGATGGAGCGCCTGGCCGGCAGGCCGGATGTGGTCGAGGCGGCGTTGCACTATCAGCCCGAGCAGGGCAATAGCGCGCAACGCAGCAGCCTTGCCCGCTGGCTCAGCGCCCAGGGCCTGCCGATGGCGGCGGACGAACTGATATTGACGGAGGGTGGGCAGCATGCGGACTTTCTGGCGCTGCAGGTGCTGGTACGCCCCGGCGAAGCCGTGGCCTCAGATGCGCTGACCTACCCCGGCATGATTGCCGCCGCCCGCCAGCTGGGGCTGAAACATCTGCCCGTGCCCATGGATGGCGAAGGCATGCGACCGGATGCCCTCGAGCGGCTCTGCCAGCAACAGCGCATCCGCCTGCTCTACCTGATGCCCGAGCACAACAACCCCACCGGGGCGCAGATGAGCCAGGCCCGGCGTGAAGCCATAGTCGAGATTGCGCGGCGCTACGATCTGTTGCTGCTGGAGGATGGGGTTCAGTACGTTGCGCCTGAGCATCGCGGCCAGGCGTTCTACCAGCTGGCGCCGGAACGCGCGCTCTATATTTTCAGCGTGTCCAAGATTCTGGCAGGTGGCCTGCGTTTTGGCGCCCTGCGCGCCCCCGCCAGCCTGATCACCCAGCTGAGTGCCGGCCTGCGGGCCCAGTGCTGGGCCAGCTCCAGCCTGCCGGGCGCCATTGCCTGCGAATGGCTCGCATCCGGCATGGCCGAAACGCTAATTGACTGGCAGTGGCAGGAACTGGCGGCTCGCCAGCAACTTATGCGCGAATGCCTGCAAGGATATGAACTTCACTACCACCCCTGCGGTTTGCACGCCTGGATGGCACTGCCGGCCCCCTGGCGGGCGGGCGATTTTGTCCAGCGTGCCGCCGAACGCGGCGTCACTCTGATCGGCGCCGAGCCCTTTTGCGTCGGCAGCCAACCCGCACCCCAAGCGGTACGAATTTGCCTCACCCCGCCGCCAACCCGTGATCAGCTAAGGGTGGCGCTGGAGCGCCTGAGGGAGCTGCTGCACGAAGGCCCGCCGCTGAAAGCCCTGCTGGTGTGA